A window from Synechococcus sp. RSCCF101 encodes these proteins:
- a CDS encoding ATP-binding protein: MARVRWQAAAGITLLALSTTLAVGAVESRPAAMGSPPEAPATAAEREPRSGGSGPLLTLSGMGGLALGLALASGVAGLRRRSSTGLEALLAELPLPALVAERDGGRIRSTNDAFRALFDGLPADLADLRDRHGQPESEDVVLAGDGRRLRIDPIAAGRPGEALELVLFHDLSREDRQSQRLEEAHHRLETVLSTVESLFVVLGEDGRIELLNPAGETLLGVQPGDWLGQDWFEHYIPAGQRQELRELFRTCFDQPHSGTWSEHENEILLSDGSTRLLRWRNGVIRRSDGSVQAVVCTGTDISDLLRKERLLQDAQAQAERANVAKSEFLSRMSHELRTPLNSIIGLSQLAMRRTLEPRQYDALDKIHAAGSHLLSLVNNILDIGRIESGQRDLERLEFSLTEVLSRTSDLIGSQAYDKGLDLILQVDPLVPTAVRGDPTSLQQALVNLLGNAVKFTNEGQVRLRVQRLSSNHDLVQLAFLVEDTGIGISPEAQAHLFTPFAQADSSITRRFGGSGLGLAITSDIARVMGGTLSVTSTPGEGSCFTFTCTLERIPADHHPAGARRDDRLDQPRQDPSEWGLKGLRVLLVEDNPINQQVAQELLHLVGIEATTAEDGQQALERLQRDPHVDLVLMDLEMPVLDGWQTLKRLRHNPATTELPVVAMTAHAGVEVSNRCLAAGMQAHLSKPIEPDRLYACIARVSGRPLSPEARAGLPASLHPDWGSHLTGSRPETPRAPAARESLLVREQGLRRMGGNRDLYERLLQETVRQQRPAAGRFQAALSRGDRSEARRLCHNLRGVAGSVGALQLEQAAARLEQRFDNGSPDPEETASFQDLWQATLDAMARTTGSEPDPAAGRRLPEAELTALLSSLEELAAISDAGALRRFRNAEADLRASLPREVFSALENALGAYDFETFLRLSRRERLGRPSAAGAS; encoded by the coding sequence ATGGCGAGGGTCCGGTGGCAGGCCGCCGCTGGGATCACCCTGCTGGCCCTCAGCACCACTCTGGCCGTCGGCGCCGTGGAGAGCCGTCCAGCGGCCATGGGCAGCCCCCCCGAAGCCCCTGCCACGGCTGCGGAGCGGGAGCCCCGATCCGGGGGCAGCGGCCCGCTGCTGACCCTCTCCGGCATGGGGGGCCTGGCACTGGGGCTCGCTCTGGCATCTGGTGTGGCGGGTCTGCGCCGCCGCAGCAGCACCGGCCTGGAGGCCCTGCTGGCCGAACTGCCCCTGCCGGCGCTGGTCGCCGAGCGCGACGGGGGCCGCATCCGCAGCACCAACGACGCCTTCCGGGCCCTGTTCGACGGCCTGCCCGCCGACCTCGCGGATCTGCGAGACCGGCACGGCCAGCCGGAGTCGGAGGACGTCGTGCTGGCGGGCGACGGGCGTCGCCTCCGGATCGATCCGATCGCTGCGGGGCGTCCGGGCGAGGCGCTGGAGCTGGTGCTGTTCCACGATCTGAGCCGGGAGGACCGGCAGTCCCAGCGGCTGGAGGAAGCGCACCACCGGCTGGAGACGGTTCTCAGCACGGTGGAGAGCCTGTTCGTGGTGCTCGGCGAGGACGGGCGCATCGAACTGCTCAATCCGGCCGGTGAGACGCTGCTCGGCGTGCAGCCGGGCGACTGGCTCGGGCAGGACTGGTTCGAGCACTACATCCCCGCCGGACAGCGGCAGGAGCTGCGGGAGCTGTTCCGCACCTGCTTCGATCAGCCCCACTCCGGCACCTGGAGCGAGCACGAGAACGAGATCCTCCTCAGCGACGGCAGCACACGTCTGCTGCGCTGGCGCAACGGCGTGATCCGCCGCAGCGATGGATCGGTGCAGGCTGTGGTCTGCACCGGCACCGACATCAGCGACCTGCTGCGCAAGGAGCGGCTGCTTCAGGACGCGCAGGCACAGGCCGAACGGGCGAATGTGGCCAAGAGCGAGTTCCTCTCGCGCATGAGCCACGAGCTGCGGACCCCGCTCAACAGCATCATCGGCCTGAGTCAGCTGGCGATGCGGCGCACGCTCGAACCGCGCCAGTACGACGCCCTGGACAAGATCCACGCCGCCGGCTCGCACCTGCTCAGCCTCGTCAACAACATCCTCGACATCGGCCGCATCGAATCGGGTCAGCGGGACCTGGAGCGGCTCGAGTTCTCCCTCACCGAGGTGCTCTCGCGCACGTCCGATCTGATCGGCAGCCAGGCCTACGACAAGGGGCTCGATCTGATCCTGCAGGTCGACCCGCTGGTGCCCACGGCCGTGCGGGGCGATCCGACCAGCCTCCAGCAGGCCCTGGTGAACCTGCTCGGCAACGCCGTGAAGTTCACCAACGAGGGTCAGGTGCGCCTCAGAGTGCAACGGCTGAGCAGCAACCACGACCTGGTGCAGCTGGCCTTTCTGGTGGAGGACACCGGCATCGGCATCTCGCCGGAGGCCCAGGCCCACCTGTTCACCCCCTTCGCCCAGGCCGATTCCAGCATCACGCGGCGGTTCGGCGGCAGCGGCCTGGGGCTGGCCATCACCAGCGACATCGCCCGGGTGATGGGCGGCACTCTCTCGGTGACGAGCACCCCGGGAGAGGGCAGCTGCTTCACCTTCACCTGCACCCTGGAGCGCATCCCCGCCGACCACCATCCCGCCGGCGCCCGCCGGGATGACCGCCTCGACCAGCCCCGCCAGGACCCGAGCGAGTGGGGGTTGAAGGGCCTCAGGGTGCTGCTGGTGGAGGACAACCCGATCAATCAGCAGGTGGCGCAGGAGCTGCTGCATCTGGTGGGCATCGAGGCCACCACGGCCGAGGACGGGCAGCAGGCCCTCGAGCGGCTGCAGCGCGATCCGCATGTGGACCTGGTGCTGATGGACCTGGAGATGCCGGTGCTCGATGGCTGGCAGACCCTGAAGCGCCTGCGCCACAACCCGGCCACCACGGAGCTGCCGGTGGTGGCGATGACGGCCCACGCCGGCGTGGAGGTGAGCAACCGCTGCCTGGCGGCGGGCATGCAGGCCCACCTGAGCAAGCCGATCGAGCCCGACCGGCTCTATGCCTGCATCGCCAGGGTGAGCGGGCGCCCGCTCAGTCCGGAAGCCAGGGCCGGCCTGCCCGCCAGCCTCCACCCGGACTGGGGCTCGCACCTCACCGGCAGCCGGCCGGAAACGCCCAGGGCACCCGCCGCCCGTGAGAGCCTGCTGGTGCGCGAGCAGGGGTTGCGCCGCATGGGAGGCAACCGCGATCTCTACGAGCGGCTGCTTCAGGAGACCGTCCGCCAGCAGCGGCCGGCTGCCGGGCGCTTTCAGGCGGCCCTCAGCCGTGGCGATCGGAGCGAGGCGCGGCGGCTCTGCCACAACCTGCGGGGCGTGGCCGGGAGCGTGGGGGCGCTGCAGCTCGAGCAGGCCGCCGCCCGCCTGGAGCAGCGCTTCGACAACGGCTCACCGGATCCGGAGGAGACGGCCAGCTTCCAGGACCTCTGGCAGGCGACCCTTGACGCCATGGCCCGGACCACCGGCTCCGAACCCGACCCTGCGGCGGGCCGCCGGCTGCCCGAAGCGGAGCTCACGGCCCTGCTGAGCTCTCTGGAGGAGCTGGCGGCCATCAGCGATGCCGGGGCCCTGCGTCGCTTCCGGAATGCGGAGGCCGATCTGCGCGCCAGCCTGCCCCGTGAGGTGTTCAGCGCCCTGGAGAACGCCCTGGGCGCCTACGACTTCGAGACGTTCCTGCGCCTGAGCCGCCGCGAACGGCTGGGGCGGCCTTCAGCGGCGGGGGCGAGCTGA
- a CDS encoding orange carotenoid-binding protein: MPTAEHQPVAPTIDAARNIFPQTRTADVVPALVARFNQLTIEDQLALIWFAYKEMGSQITPAALGAARMQFAEPTLNSIRSLEAEDQTKVMFELAGKTDTPINRVYATWSVNIKLGFWYKLGEWMDDGSVAGIPEAYQLSANAAAVLAGIRESESGQQISILRSCVVDMGYDPAKIENMTKVSEPLVAPTAESERSSVSIEGVENATVINYMNLLNANDFDNLIDLFLPDGALQPPFQKPIIGREKVLAFFREDCQNLNLIPSNGVSEPADDGFTQIKVTGKVQTPWFGANVGMNVAWRFLLDPSGKIFFVAIDLLASPKELLNLAR; the protein is encoded by the coding sequence ATGCCTACCGCGGAGCACCAGCCTGTGGCCCCCACGATCGATGCCGCCAGGAACATTTTCCCGCAGACGCGCACCGCGGATGTGGTGCCCGCTCTCGTTGCCCGCTTCAACCAGCTGACGATCGAGGACCAGCTGGCCCTGATCTGGTTCGCCTACAAGGAGATGGGCAGCCAGATCACCCCGGCTGCTCTCGGCGCGGCCCGCATGCAGTTCGCCGAACCCACCCTCAACTCGATCCGCTCGCTGGAGGCGGAGGATCAGACCAAGGTGATGTTCGAGCTGGCCGGCAAGACCGACACGCCGATCAACCGCGTCTATGCCACCTGGTCGGTGAACATCAAGCTCGGCTTCTGGTACAAGCTGGGCGAATGGATGGATGACGGCAGCGTCGCCGGCATCCCCGAGGCCTATCAGCTCTCCGCCAACGCCGCGGCGGTTCTGGCCGGGATCCGGGAGAGCGAATCCGGCCAGCAGATCTCGATCCTGCGCAGCTGCGTGGTCGACATGGGCTACGACCCGGCGAAGATCGAGAACATGACGAAGGTGTCGGAGCCGCTGGTGGCCCCGACGGCCGAATCCGAGCGGAGCTCCGTGAGCATCGAGGGCGTTGAGAACGCCACGGTGATCAACTACATGAACCTGCTCAACGCCAACGACTTCGACAATCTGATCGATCTGTTCCTGCCGGACGGTGCCCTGCAGCCGCCGTTCCAGAAGCCGATCATCGGCCGCGAGAAGGTGCTGGCGTTTTTCCGGGAGGATTGCCAGAACCTCAACCTGATTCCCTCCAACGGCGTCAGCGAACCGGCTGACGACGGCTTCACCCAGATCAAGGTCACCGGCAAGGTTCAGACTCCATGGTTCGGCGCCAACGTGGGCATGAACGTGGCCTGGCGGTTCCTGCTCGATCCCAGCGGCAAGATCTTCTTCGTTGCCATCGACCTGCTCGCCTCACCCAAGGAGCTGCTGAATCTGGCCCGCTGA
- a CDS encoding fatty acid desaturase yields MIGAGFLILVLGLGALSLALALWLWLRLEAPASGHRPLLIAALLLLLPLRAWLHTGLFIGAHDAMHGSLFPLQRHWNRMAGSLLLLLYAGLPYRRCCRLHRRHHRHCGQAGDPDHWPEPGAGRSPVKCLVPFRSLHWYASFMGRYLGRAQLIGIALFYGAVAAVLWHWTPLGPVGSLLAPLSHWLLPLVLSSAQLFVVGTYLPHRRSPVVASLNWPGWLSLLACYHFGHHRAHHEQPWLPWYALPATDRSTAINNEMFLALPTRSRLPGPLSIK; encoded by the coding sequence ATGATCGGGGCAGGCTTTCTCATTCTTGTGCTGGGTCTGGGAGCGCTCAGCCTGGCTCTGGCCCTCTGGCTCTGGCTGCGTCTCGAGGCTCCGGCCAGCGGCCATCGCCCGCTTCTGATCGCCGCCCTGCTGCTGTTGCTGCCCCTGCGGGCCTGGTTGCACACCGGTCTGTTCATCGGGGCCCACGACGCCATGCACGGCTCCCTGTTTCCGCTGCAGCGGCACTGGAACCGGATGGCGGGGTCGTTGCTGCTGCTCCTCTACGCCGGCCTGCCCTACCGCCGCTGCTGCCGTCTGCACCGGCGCCACCATCGCCACTGCGGCCAGGCCGGAGACCCGGATCACTGGCCTGAGCCAGGGGCGGGCCGCTCGCCGGTGAAGTGCCTGGTGCCGTTCCGCTCCCTGCACTGGTACGCCAGCTTCATGGGCCGCTATCTGGGGCGGGCGCAACTGATCGGCATCGCTCTGTTTTATGGGGCGGTCGCCGCCGTGCTCTGGCACTGGACCCCGCTCGGTCCGGTCGGGTCGCTGCTGGCTCCCCTCAGCCACTGGCTGCTGCCGCTGGTGCTGAGCTCCGCCCAGCTGTTCGTGGTGGGCACCTATCTGCCGCATCGCCGGTCTCCGGTCGTGGCGTCGTTGAACTGGCCGGGCTGGCTGTCGCTGCTGGCCTGCTACCACTTCGGCCATCACCGCGCGCACCACGAGCAGCCCTGGCTTCCCTGGTACGCCCTGCCCGCCACGGACCGCTCGACGGCCATCAATAACGAAATGTTTCTGGCATTGCCGACCCGCTCGCGCCTTCCCGGACCCCTTTCCATAAAATGA
- a CDS encoding MarC family protein, whose product MSLPGDPTWLMTSAIGVLAVTDPIGLIPVMLAASERDPARLRFIVGRCCSTFAVTLVLMAWLGSGLLGVLGISIEAFRIAGGLIVLPLGLRMLNGQSIDLRRKQTHPADISDAQYAVVPLGIPIMAGPGTISLVISQAPDAMPGLLAFSGVLLAVSVFVYGVLRQAVRISRLLGEMGISILTRIMGILLVAIAVQVILEGITGFMLQAP is encoded by the coding sequence ATGAGTCTTCCCGGCGACCCCACCTGGCTGATGACCAGCGCCATCGGCGTGCTGGCCGTGACCGATCCCATCGGACTGATCCCGGTGATGCTGGCGGCGAGCGAACGGGATCCGGCCCGTCTGCGCTTCATCGTGGGGCGGTGCTGCAGCACCTTTGCCGTGACCCTGGTGCTCATGGCATGGCTGGGAAGCGGTCTTCTGGGTGTGCTCGGCATCAGCATCGAGGCGTTCCGCATCGCCGGCGGTCTGATCGTTCTGCCCCTTGGGCTGCGCATGCTCAACGGCCAGTCGATCGACCTGCGCCGCAAACAGACCCATCCCGCCGACATCAGTGACGCCCAGTACGCCGTGGTGCCCCTGGGAATCCCGATCATGGCCGGACCGGGCACGATCTCCCTGGTGATCTCACAGGCCCCGGATGCGATGCCGGGTCTGCTGGCCTTCAGCGGCGTGCTGCTGGCGGTGAGCGTCTTCGTGTATGGGGTGCTGCGGCAGGCGGTGCGGATCAGCCGCCTGCTGGGTGAGATGGGGATCAGCATCCTCACCCGCATCATGGGGATCCTGCTGGTGGCGATCGCCGTTCAGGTGATCCTCGAAGGGATCACCGGATTCATGCTGCAGGCTCCGTAG
- a CDS encoding aspartyl protease family protein, giving the protein MQRSQPKRGIPGGIMLSLAALLSLASCPPAVSQPLRQQAVIQVEGEELAAGRLSGSGQVRLERAAAGDTPVLGFQALTTPPHRVRLLLDTGATSHLLRRSASERLGLASTPIPEGDVGFSGAGDHCRPELAKGSLPPLRLLGDRGSVRLEGAETVILPMAGLPEGVDGVLGAPALRQLPLWVDPIAGSVGFGARALQLADQALGQRAAQPNHQHRLQWKHGAPITEMQRNNGARVAALVDTGAEGIFITPELAGTLDWGFGPPQRIRVTGFCGIQNAVRAKLGGLVLDQPSAQQAPQEQSVIITRNPVFEDLGVELIVGQGWLRHRRQLWRLDEKPPVLRLDAPRLPKRSPPSETGAGHPASRGVHGAVRVPGTECAAAADRTCSLLWSGGVAPE; this is encoded by the coding sequence ATGCAGCGGAGCCAACCGAAACGCGGCATCCCCGGCGGCATCATGCTCAGCCTCGCCGCGCTGCTCTCCCTGGCCTCATGCCCCCCGGCTGTCAGCCAGCCGCTGAGGCAGCAGGCCGTGATCCAGGTCGAGGGAGAGGAGCTGGCCGCTGGCCGGCTCAGCGGCTCAGGCCAGGTGCGGCTGGAGCGCGCCGCGGCTGGCGACACGCCGGTGCTCGGCTTCCAGGCCCTCACAACACCACCGCATCGGGTCCGGCTGCTGCTGGACACCGGCGCCACAAGCCATCTGCTCAGACGGAGCGCCTCCGAACGCCTAGGCCTGGCCTCCACGCCGATCCCCGAGGGAGACGTCGGCTTCAGCGGCGCGGGGGATCACTGCCGGCCGGAGCTGGCGAAAGGCAGCTTGCCGCCGCTGCGGCTGCTCGGCGATCGCGGCAGTGTGCGTCTGGAGGGCGCCGAAACCGTGATCCTCCCCATGGCCGGACTGCCGGAGGGCGTGGATGGGGTGCTGGGAGCACCAGCTCTGCGGCAGCTGCCGCTGTGGGTGGATCCGATCGCAGGCAGCGTGGGCTTCGGTGCGCGAGCTCTGCAGCTGGCGGATCAGGCCCTCGGGCAGAGGGCTGCACAACCGAACCACCAGCACAGGCTGCAGTGGAAGCACGGAGCTCCGATCACCGAGATGCAGCGAAACAACGGGGCACGGGTGGCCGCGCTGGTGGACACCGGCGCTGAAGGGATCTTCATCACGCCGGAGCTGGCCGGAACGCTGGACTGGGGCTTCGGGCCGCCGCAGCGGATCCGGGTGACGGGCTTCTGCGGCATCCAGAACGCCGTGCGGGCCAAACTCGGCGGCCTGGTGCTCGATCAACCCTCGGCGCAACAGGCCCCTCAGGAACAATCGGTGATCATCACCCGCAATCCGGTGTTTGAGGACCTTGGCGTGGAGCTGATAGTGGGGCAGGGCTGGTTGCGCCATCGCCGCCAGCTCTGGCGGCTGGATGAGAAGCCTCCGGTGTTGCGCCTGGACGCGCCACGGCTTCCGAAGCGATCGCCACCGTCAGAGACGGGCGCAGGGCATCCAGCCTCTCGTGGGGTGCACGGCGCAGTTCGCGTTCCAGGGACTGAATGCGCAGCTGCCGCAGACAGAACTTGCAGCCTCCTGTGGTCTGGAGGTGTCGCTCCGGAGTGA
- a CDS encoding AAA family ATPase: MVDLDRERARYRYGPSQETRRDPKQTGKVMPYVPGRGPGGWRPGKGSDPWPLFGTVVPGWLIEEEGERCVGLVLEANLAAITQPGHDHRSPEIERRYRELLEAGGEGIVYISDNDDQGRRKAEKCAEVAETVGLPFLHLPATEIWPRLPDHGNIDEAPGTPEERREAIERAIARKLEQLASERPGEAGGDPDDETCSVLDDAGNLHRRLDEGLRQIDDLPDPSVRAVAMVQLKKTLGLRDAEFGALIDAIMRRRRPMSPSSFEELMAGGSEAPKPAVEDLFSSGLTVIAGEGGAGKTALGYLVAEAVTQGEKFAGQFKAEKSPVLIVQVDESPTNALTKWRQMDLKPEAGTLTVDWAMTAHMLPELKQRIIETGAKVVVLDSMVRILGGQIKAGDPDFGLFVYRLNDLADELAVTIILMHHVTKPSERAKKRVDITKHDIFGSAYVVNGASDVWGFWCDHEDGNPEKVFSLRCLKSRSGLVEEGTTYEFEGNREDLRLVYRGMADRTVTLDEIKTTRGRVRRFLASRAPAAFSPAQINREMRIGNERYVRKLCGELYRAGEVERKELPSSRGRKAYGYFRLPSRALRGNHAESTESTESPPSFRSFGPPSGTPAVPTFGTPGEARERSEREEREVEERELWSPCPLPSPSEPPKSVHPPVEVRIDGTWQKGFRQIGPGISATGGPFVLVTRDDTGEELRLPRGDVRNPEAGKTNPRSPGQVDYKDPNWNDPIWHDSPFPTPLWNVEVPDDTVELKGDRLRAWFREIGLNWLADKIEADDAKEKALEEAEARGDFSHCLIDASKAVPQRTDRLRRTCAAFAPARLHAYAGRNMPIPVDILDEPAKPKQEAGEEAE; encoded by the coding sequence ATGGTCGACCTCGATCGAGAGCGGGCCCGTTATCGCTATGGGCCTTCGCAGGAGACGAGACGCGACCCGAAGCAGACCGGCAAGGTCATGCCCTACGTTCCCGGTCGAGGTCCCGGCGGGTGGAGACCAGGGAAGGGTTCGGACCCCTGGCCTCTCTTCGGTACGGTCGTGCCTGGCTGGCTCATCGAGGAGGAGGGCGAGCGATGCGTCGGCTTGGTCCTTGAGGCGAACCTCGCAGCGATCACACAGCCCGGCCACGACCACAGATCCCCGGAGATCGAACGCCGCTACCGGGAGCTCCTAGAGGCCGGCGGCGAAGGGATCGTCTACATCTCGGACAACGACGACCAGGGACGGCGGAAGGCGGAGAAGTGCGCCGAAGTGGCGGAAACCGTCGGCCTCCCCTTCCTACACCTCCCCGCCACGGAGATCTGGCCCCGTCTCCCCGACCATGGGAACATCGACGAAGCACCCGGAACGCCCGAGGAGCGGCGTGAGGCGATTGAAAGAGCGATCGCGCGCAAGCTCGAGCAGCTCGCTTCAGAGCGGCCCGGGGAGGCCGGAGGGGATCCGGACGACGAGACGTGCTCCGTCCTCGACGACGCGGGGAACCTTCATCGACGACTCGACGAAGGACTCCGACAGATCGACGACCTTCCCGATCCGTCCGTTCGGGCCGTGGCGATGGTCCAGCTCAAGAAGACTCTCGGCCTACGCGATGCCGAGTTCGGGGCCCTGATCGACGCGATCATGCGGCGGCGACGACCGATGAGTCCCTCGTCCTTCGAGGAGCTCATGGCCGGCGGTAGCGAAGCGCCGAAGCCCGCTGTCGAGGATCTCTTCTCGTCGGGCCTCACCGTCATCGCCGGGGAGGGAGGAGCCGGGAAGACGGCCCTCGGGTACCTCGTCGCCGAAGCCGTAACGCAGGGCGAGAAGTTCGCCGGGCAATTCAAGGCGGAGAAGTCTCCGGTCCTGATCGTTCAGGTCGACGAGTCGCCGACGAACGCCCTCACGAAGTGGCGGCAGATGGACCTCAAGCCGGAAGCGGGAACACTGACTGTCGATTGGGCGATGACCGCTCACATGCTTCCGGAGCTAAAGCAGCGGATCATCGAAACCGGCGCGAAGGTCGTCGTCCTCGATTCGATGGTCCGCATTCTCGGGGGTCAGATCAAGGCGGGCGATCCGGACTTCGGCCTCTTCGTTTATCGCCTGAACGATCTCGCCGACGAGCTTGCCGTGACGATCATCCTGATGCACCACGTCACGAAGCCCAGCGAGCGAGCGAAGAAGCGGGTCGACATCACGAAGCACGACATCTTCGGATCGGCCTATGTCGTCAACGGAGCCTCCGACGTCTGGGGCTTCTGGTGCGACCACGAGGACGGGAACCCGGAGAAGGTCTTCTCCCTTCGCTGCCTTAAGAGCCGCTCTGGCCTGGTAGAGGAGGGTACGACGTACGAGTTCGAAGGCAACCGCGAAGACCTCCGCCTCGTCTATCGCGGGATGGCGGACCGAACCGTGACGCTCGACGAGATCAAGACGACCCGAGGTCGGGTCCGCAGGTTCCTGGCATCTCGGGCGCCCGCGGCGTTCTCGCCCGCTCAGATCAATCGGGAAATGCGGATCGGAAATGAGCGGTACGTCCGGAAGCTGTGCGGCGAGCTGTACCGGGCCGGAGAGGTCGAGCGGAAGGAGCTCCCGTCGTCCCGCGGTCGGAAGGCTTACGGCTACTTCCGCCTCCCCTCGCGCGCGTTACGGGGTAACCATGCCGAAAGTACCGAAAGTACCGAAAGTCCCCCCTCATTTCGGTCTTTCGGTCCCCCTTCCGGTACCCCTGCGGTACCCACTTTCGGCACCCCGGGCGAAGCGAGAGAACGTAGTGAGAGAGAGGAGAGAGAGGTAGAGGAGAGAGAGTTGTGGTCCCCTTGCCCCCTCCCCTCTCCGTCAGAACCTCCGAAGTCGGTTCATCCGCCCGTCGAGGTCCGAATCGACGGCACCTGGCAGAAGGGCTTTCGGCAGATCGGCCCCGGCATTTCGGCGACCGGAGGGCCCTTCGTCCTCGTCACTCGGGACGACACCGGCGAGGAGCTCCGTCTCCCGCGCGGCGACGTCCGCAACCCGGAGGCCGGAAAGACCAATCCCCGATCGCCCGGACAGGTCGATTACAAGGACCCGAACTGGAACGACCCCATCTGGCACGACAGCCCCTTCCCAACACCCTTGTGGAACGTCGAGGTCCCGGACGACACCGTCGAGCTGAAAGGAGATCGACTTCGCGCCTGGTTCCGCGAGATCGGCCTCAACTGGCTTGCTGACAAGATCGAGGCCGACGACGCAAAGGAGAAGGCCCTGGAGGAGGCCGAAGCCCGCGGCGACTTCTCTCACTGCCTGATCGACGCTTCAAAGGCCGTGCCTCAACGCACCGACCGTCTCCGGCGGACTTGTGCGGCGTTCGCGCCTGCCCGCCTTCATGCCTACGCCGGCCGGAACATGCCGATCCCGGTGGACATCCTTGACGAACCGGCCAAACCGAAGCAGGAGGCCGGGGAAGAGGCGGAATGA
- a CDS encoding integrase core domain-containing protein, whose translation MSIVISSRLGISFCHSAVSSLVTLFIVIGFLARAVAWFNEQRIECRRVMSDNGPAYVSRQFAVACVAMGLRHIRTRPYTPRTNGKAERFIQTLCREWAYTMAFQNSEERNRWLPRYLSIYNRLRKHSALGWRSPQQRLRELLC comes from the coding sequence GTGAGCATCGTCATCAGCTCTCGCTTAGGGATTTCTTTCTGCCATTCGGCCGTCAGCTCTCTGGTAACATTATTCATCGTGATCGGCTTTCTGGCCAGAGCCGTCGCGTGGTTCAACGAACAGAGGATCGAGTGCCGGCGGGTGATGTCGGACAACGGGCCGGCATACGTCTCCAGGCAGTTCGCCGTGGCCTGCGTGGCCATGGGGCTCAGGCACATCCGGACCAGGCCCTACACCCCCAGGACCAACGGCAAGGCAGAGCGATTCATCCAGACGCTCTGCCGGGAATGGGCCTACACCATGGCGTTCCAGAACTCGGAGGAGCGAAACCGCTGGCTCCCTCGCTACCTGTCGATCTATAACCGACTGAGGAAGCACTCGGCCCTCGGCTGGCGTTCACCTCAGCAGCGACTCAGGGAGCTGCTCTGCTGA